In Girardinichthys multiradiatus isolate DD_20200921_A chromosome 10, DD_fGirMul_XY1, whole genome shotgun sequence, the sequence GAAAGGTAAATACATAAGCACAACCTTCTACAAAATGTATAAGTTCTTATAAAAACTGCTGCTGTTTGGGTCTCAACATTGAGATCCGGGTCTGGGGGCATGGACCCCGGATACCGTGGGGGTCGGGCAAAAGGTGTATGGATGCCGTACCGTCTTCCTGTTCATCTGTGAGATCATCCAAGACACGCATGATCTCTCTCTTTGCTCTCCATCTTCTTGAACTATTTAGTTTAGTCAATATGGGGACTGTGCTGAGAGCAAAGTGATATGATTCTTCGTGAGTGTTTGCTGGAGTGGGGTTCTCCAGAAGACACATAATGCAGTCCTCCATCAGTGCCTCTATGCCCTTCCTCTTTGTGGCTTGTCTTCTCGAAGAGGATTCTTTGGGGCTTTGAGACCTTCTTTCACCGTCACCGGAGGTTTATGGGGTGGATTAAGAGCTGCTCGCCGTAGTGGCTCGCTCCTCTGTGTCAGCCAGTGGTAGAGTCCCAGTCCCTCCAACTTCTAAATCTCTGCTCGTTTAAACTGTTTACTCACTGCTTTGGTTGCAAGTACGGCAGTAAAAAGGACATTATGCCTTGGTACTTCCACTTACTTTGTGGCGCCCCAGCTGATTCATTTGGGAATTTTCTGTAGTATCAGACGAACATGTCACGAAGATTTTTCCATCGATACTTGCATAGATCAACTACCAAAAAAGTGACACATATAAATGACAAAATCTAACATTTACCTTTTTCTTTCCTATTCTATGGCAGGTATTTGGCTTCTCGGGAGTCCAGGGTGAGCCTAGCCACCAGTTACCAACTGGGATGTTCACCAGTGAGACCTTGTGCACATGTGTGCAGCCATTGAGAGGGTCATGATGGAGCAGTTTATCCCTATGCCAACGGAGGAAGTTTAGAGAGAGGTGTGCCTTGGCAAAGCAGAATGGTGTGATGTGTTTGGCACATGTGtatttgcattgttttgttcacattttgcaTATTCTTGGTAAAAACTGTATTGcatacataaaatacatttttgcttcAAATcaattttactgtatttttcatcttatttcaattttacatttctgaaaGAGTAGCATGGTTTGGTACCTAAACATTGTTCATGCTGCTCAGGTTGTGTTAAGGTTCATTTGTTGTAAACAGGCTTCATTTAAGTTTTGTGATCATatttaaacatgcatttatttaataaacaattaAACCATGATACTAACATGAACTAATGCACTAATATTAATTAgtaaatttcacaaaaatcaCACCGATTGAAATAAACTATGAAAATTAGTTTCATAGTATTCAACccaataaaatattacatatttattgCATAATGATCATCTGAATAACCCATTATAAACATAATATTTCATGCTCACCACTAATTCCCAGAACTTCTGCTATCTCCATTCATGCCTTCTCCTTCTGGCTGCTGTCCTATTAGGAAAGGTGTTTGGTCTCATATAAAAGAGTCATGTTCTAGACTTCCACTATcagttcaaattcaattcaaaaatactttattaatcccaaagggaaattaaattaaatcagttGCTCATCGTCCATCCTAGAAACCAGGCGAAAATATTTGCGACCCAACGCGGTCGGAAATGACGTCATCTTTACATCGCGATTTGATTGTTTGTATTTTCCCCAAACCGGATGTGTTGTACTTTTCCACCATGTGTCACTTCCTGTCTGAACCAACAGTGTTGCTGTATCCTTGTCGGCCAGTAGGAGGCGCAGTCGCGGGAAATCGCGAGCAGTCTGCGGGGTTCCGTTCACTTCGACCAAGATGTTCTGGTTGGATCTGGCGCCTAAACGGATCCAGAGTGTTTTGGGGCtgattatgaagtggaagaaaaaaaataaaataatttgttttcacagataaaaatctaaaaagtgtggcgtgtATTTTTATTCAGTCGCCCTAGCCAGTACTTTGCAGATCCATGTTTTGCTACAGTTCCAGCTGCAGGCCGTTTGTGGTATTTCTCTAGCAGCTCATCTAAAGACTAAAATACTACCCTGTTATTAGTGCAGTCAGCTTGGATGGGGAGCATCTGTGCTCCACTGTGTTCAGGTCTCACCTTCGCAACTAGATatataggtctggactttaattaGGCCGATCAAACACAAGAACATGCTTCAGTCTAACCCATTGCATCGTAGCTCTGattgtcctgctgaaggtgGCTGCCACAAAGATCAGTCTTCTCTGTCTGATGTGTGACCTTCTTACTGCACATTACGGTGGTTCTCAAAGGTTTTCAAACCCTGTTAAAAAGCAAGGTCTTCATGATGTGGAAAATAGACTTTGATGAataatttaaaaccattttccACATGAAGGCCCggtttctctctctgtgtgtggaGAAAGAAAGCGCAGGTGGCTGTGGCAGCACCTCTATTGGCAGCTCTTTGGATCTGACATCTGCCCGTGTTTCAGGCTTCCACACCAACATGCCCTGGCTTGGAGACTGCTGGGATATATGCTGCTACTGAAGACCCCTAGAGACCACAAAAACAGCTTGTTTTGTGGATTTACAATGACCAAAAACCCATTTATCATTGGTTCTcaatcctggtcctcagggctcAGTCCTTCACTTTGAGCAGAACCTATGGCATCACAACAGGTTTAGGAGCATCTTGTTGCAGCAGATCAGTTAGACCAGTTGGTCGAGAAAACATAAAGTCTTCCTGATTTAAACACAAACAAGTCAGAAAGAAAACGTCTTGTAAAGTACAAAATGGACAATATTTGCACACATTTCTATTTTACACAGACTTTTTTAAAAAGGTAGAATCTTTCTCTCTTTCAACATAAGTTCAGTTTGGGTCCTTTTTACTCCTAAATTTGAAGGAACATATCTTCCAAGCAATAATTCAATATTCTAGTGCCAAAAGGAAAACTTTGTAAAGTAAACCTCTGTAGCAGCTGTAGAtcaaccctaaagttctgctCATCCAGATTTTTCTCCTGCTTCAGGCGTATCTCCTTGTTTGGTTTAAGTCCTTCAGCAGCATCCAAACTGAGACATTAGAAGGAGCAACAAACGTTCCTGTTACAGATcacaaagttaaaataaaacatcctcATTGCTCGTCACTCATTATGACTCGTTTTCGAGTCCACCTCTTCAAAACCTGTGAATGAGCAGCAGATGATCAGCGGTAAAAACAGGAAGAGGTCAGAAATCTTATCAGCAACATAAGAGCGCGTGGATCTTATCCAGTCATCACCTCTGTGTTGACTAATGATTACAGATGCCAGCACATAAAAATAACTGTTTAAAGACCAGCAGTAAAGACAAATATAAAGATCCAAGTTCAAGGTTTCTTACTGACATCAGGTTGAGTTTATATGGATAGTGTTTCTCTCACAAGTTCTTTAGAAGAAGAGCCTTTAGGGCTGTCGTAGATTGTTGAGAGGGCTACATCTGTACCAGAGTTTGAAGGCCCAGGGGCCCCTGATGGCCCCTCTTCAACAGTGCGATCTTTCTTTCTGAAAGAGCTTCTGATCCTGTTGGAGATACGGTCCGAAACCCGCCTCATGGCCCTGCTGAGCCTCCTGTTCTTCATCTTGATTAGGCCCACAtcatcctccagctcctctggaggCACGTCGATGTTCCCAGAGTACCAGAACACCCACCAGATCAGGCTCAGGAAGATGATGATGGCGCCAGCGTAGACGAACAAATCGTGAACGACCAGCCCCCCGAACACCCCCACCATGATGATGAAGACTCCCAGGATGTCGTGGGCCACCGCGAACCAGAAGGAGCACTTGCAGCGGCCAACTCCTTCGTAGGTCTTCTCCATGACCGGCTCTATCTGCACAGATGTGGACATGATGGCAGAGGAGATCCTCCAAACTAGAAGAAGAAGCAATCCTAAACCGACAAGTGCTGCAGGACTGTGAAGTTGAGTCCTCGCATGAAACAACCTGCTGTGACTGTTCAAAGTACAATGTGCACAGGTTGTTATCAGCAGTAGCCACTCCAGCCTGACTGTATGTGATGCTTCAGTTACATCATCACTGACAAACACATCGCACTCATTCCTTGATTCGCAAGCAGAAGTTACACCGCACATTACCCTGGAAACATtcccactgtaaaacatggtggtggcagcaacatgatgaggggatgcttttcctcagcatgaaTAAGGAATCTGGCTGATGGAAACATAGGTGGAGCAAAGTACAgaataatcctggaagaaaacctgctggaCACCACATTAGatctcagctcagctctctgCTCCTCATTCTGGTCTGGTCCATGTCATCATCCAGCTCTAAGTGTTCCCACCACATCAGGCTGAAGAAGATTAGTATGGACCTATAGTAGAGTAAATTGTAGGCTAATCATCTGTAGCTCCTCTCCTGGACTTGACAGCAGGGTAGATCTTCTAaactggaaggaaaagtaatcccAAAGACAACAGGTGCTAAAGGACTGAGAAGTTTAGTCCTCACATGAACATCATCACTGACAACCACAACATTGCCTACTCAAGCCCCTGGCTGAGTTGTTTCCTCCTGCGCTTCTGCTTCAGGATGGGGATCCACACCAGACCTACCACCACGAACATCAGCCCTATGGACAGGCAGGCTGAAGCCACGGAGCGGGACACATCGATCACCCCCACAGAGTGGAGCAAGAAGAGGACTGCGCCTGCTGCAGACATCAGAAATCCCATCACCATCGCGGTGATGGCCTTGTGGAGGAAGGCCCAGCCTGGAGAcgctgcagctgctgtgtgtTGGTCTGAGCACAAGCTTTGACCCATATCTTCTGCTGAAAGTCCATGAAGTTCCTCCATTGCCTCTTGATAAATCTTCTACAGGAATTCCTCAGAACCCCCTTTTCTTGTTGACTCAGGCGGTTTGGGGAAGAGATGAGAGCAGCTTCATCCCTGTAGTCCCATGAAGGAGCTTTATCATCTGCAGTGTGGACACAATGCATTGTCAGTAACCCGTGAACACAACACTGTAATTCTAGAAGGTCCGATTCACCCACACAACAGAGGGAGGGCTTTGGTGAGGGGTCAGAACCGGCCCACCTGTTGGTAACATCATCAGCCCTCTGTCAGTCACTGACTTTGTGATCATGTGGCTACATCAAACATCCACTGATGAGATCTTCCCTCATCATAATGCCCTGTCTCAACCAACGTCTCATCCTGAACAGACTTCAGTCCATTTGGCTTTATTAAAACTGGCAGCTGCACAGCTGCTCCATGCTGGACAATAGCTGTGTCACCTGATATGGCGCTCTGAGGGCTGCATTCACCTGGAGCAGTTTCCAAGGCCACAGCGTGGTGCAGGAGTATGAGCAGTTTGTAACATAATGCAGATGCAGATTTATTTGTTGCCacccctccatccatccattgtctaaacctgcttatctccagcaggtTCCTCCACAGttgcgtttttagggtctcaaaacattgtttacatgtttactatggaccagataaatgtgcttcttttctcatctacataaatgatctttttaaactttattctcatcaaagtgtttcactcctgaggctccattgtctttattcttatattacaaaaaaggaaagtggtataaagttgatttagtcaaatggtaaaatcctaaaacacatttatttattttattatgccaagagcttttgaaacattttattaaaattgttccttcttttatgaacctgttctcttttatcgccatcttttcagcactttattccacttctgaagaaatttgtcctgccaaaaataataaaagaaacatttttcagttcttactattaaacactttgagaggaaaggatgttaagttgtggtgtttaaaatatagcatagagcctcatcctggaccttatcaggactaatattacagttattaataacaggatacatatggtatgtatgtctcaccttcagtaaaactctatccttgtttaattactttatataatatttcatgtgtaattcagaaaaataaaatagttaactaattaatggtccacctgtgatgaactatgatttatttcttaattattctgcatctttaaacccagagctgcatgtttagaatcagcagaagatatgaaagagaagatggaggtttactttctactacgtcttactggaaccaggagatattttcctggtttattgagcaacacctggttctgtctacatgtagaactggactataagaccggctgcatccatgagatcaatgtgatgatctgaaggacctttaaatgtgttcagctacgttaggattaaatgattttattgtgACTGAAGttaaggaccagatattttcacattatgatgtaaatccagctagaagctcacagagaaggttgctgctgttttctatcacagatcatttaacttcacctgtagctcaggtgaaagttcctcatcatgaccctgaagatgctcattagagtgaacctccacctcatgtcttgctgggtgaatcagtgattatctGTAACTTACAATCAGTCCAtcctgagtcagcattcaggtttcaCCACCATCTTCTCCTGGGTTAAACCGCTCTgcctccacctgttcctgaacacacccaCCAGCCTCCCTCTCTCCAGCTGGCTCcatggttgctctgaaatgatctctgttcgaggcgctcagtgtaacttttcaggtaatgaaggaagCAGGTCGACttggagtaaactgctgttctggacttctccagaaccgagtccgtctctggctgtgcgcgtagttttttgtcttctccttttaactcattgtcaggttaggtggagcgggacatgattatatggaacacaattgaaaaaatctgaCCTTCTTGCTAGCATCAGTGCTAGCAACTGCACCCCTGTGcatcttttttattaaatctgggacaaaaatgtttttatagtttAGTCTGGCAGGAAGCAAGAACATCAATGAGGAAAATTACAGGTGAGTCGCACCCATCTACTGGTTCACCTCCTCAGGCTAACAGGCATGTTATTAAATATGGTGTAGAGTCTTCTTCATGGTGAAGAGCATCAGCAGGAGCCCACTGTGGGTGCGTTTGTTTAGGGCTGTGCTCAGCCATTTCTACAGTGGagctttaaatattttgggttGTTCTAGACAATGCTCTGTCCTTTCAGTCACATTTAGCTGCTAAAACAGCATCTAACagagtttttaatgttttgtatcATTGCTCGCCAATAAAACCAGACTTTATAACCTGGTTAAAGCGG encodes:
- the LOC124875381 gene encoding uncharacterized protein LOC124875381 — its product is MFYSGNVSRVMCGVTSACESRNECDVFVSDDVTEASHTVRLEWLLLITTCAHCTLNSHSRLFHARTQLHSPAALVGLGLLLLLVWRISSAIMSTSVQIEPVMEKTYEGVGRCKCSFWFAVAHDILGVFIIMVGVFGGLVVHDLFVYAGAIIIFLSLIWWVFWYSGNIDVPPEELEDDVGLIKMKNRRLSRAMRRVSDRISNRIRSSFRKKDRTVEEGPSGAPGPSNSGTDVALSTIYDSPKGSSSKELVRETLSI